In Salinarimonas sp., a genomic segment contains:
- a CDS encoding S8 family serine peptidase, with protein sequence MSFAGVATMAPPFESVGADAFVIRGVIDEADLDRVVKRVQDATGQNRVFADAGVDTTLTTCIHTPPVGTHDDVRRELGAAELERREMTGRGVAVAIVDTGFNVAYLRQRGHAPHFDAAGSWSAEPTVSPGQARVGHGTMCAHSVLLAAPEALLIDFPVLLHQPATTPLIKGILSDVIIAYNKLLQMMETQADARGFHSLVISNSWGMYHPTWDFPPGNPGRYFDNPMHPFNRLVSSLASAGADIVFAAGNCGPACPDRRCQPIPGDVADRRISGANSHPEVLCVGGVDLRGAAVGYSTRGPGALQYDKPDLAAYTHFLGSEALGAGRPDLGTSTACPVASGVVAALRSSFPYQSSNPRRTPARIAQYLRDTASNPLPSRWNADFGYGIVDTSQFDSAGNVL encoded by the coding sequence TTGTCTTTCGCGGGCGTCGCGACGATGGCTCCGCCCTTCGAGAGCGTCGGAGCCGATGCTTTCGTCATTCGCGGCGTGATCGACGAAGCCGATCTCGACCGGGTCGTCAAAAGGGTTCAGGATGCCACCGGCCAGAACCGCGTCTTCGCGGACGCGGGTGTCGATACCACGCTGACGACGTGCATTCACACACCTCCTGTCGGCACGCACGACGACGTCCGGCGCGAGCTGGGCGCTGCGGAACTGGAGAGGCGGGAGATGACGGGTCGCGGCGTCGCTGTTGCGATCGTCGACACCGGCTTCAACGTGGCATATCTTCGGCAGCGTGGACACGCTCCTCACTTCGACGCCGCGGGCAGCTGGAGCGCGGAGCCGACCGTCTCGCCGGGGCAGGCTCGCGTGGGGCACGGAACGATGTGTGCACACAGCGTCCTGCTCGCGGCGCCCGAAGCCTTGCTGATCGACTTTCCCGTTCTCCTGCATCAGCCGGCGACGACGCCGCTGATCAAGGGCATATTGAGCGATGTGATCATCGCCTACAACAAGCTGCTGCAGATGATGGAAACGCAGGCGGATGCGAGGGGATTCCACTCCCTGGTGATCAGCAACAGCTGGGGGATGTATCACCCGACCTGGGACTTTCCTCCAGGAAACCCTGGCCGCTATTTCGACAATCCGATGCATCCGTTCAACCGACTGGTCTCCTCCCTCGCCAGCGCCGGGGCCGATATCGTGTTCGCGGCGGGGAACTGCGGTCCGGCTTGTCCGGACAGGAGATGCCAGCCGATACCCGGCGACGTGGCAGACCGCCGCATCTCCGGCGCGAATTCGCACCCTGAAGTGCTTTGTGTCGGCGGCGTCGACCTCAGGGGCGCTGCTGTCGGCTACTCGACGCGCGGCCCGGGCGCGCTCCAGTACGACAAGCCGGATCTCGCTGCGTACACGCACTTCCTCGGGTCCGAGGCTCTCGGGGCCGGCAGGCCGGATCTCGGCACATCGACAGCATGCCCCGTCGCCTCTGGAGTCGTCGCGGCGTTGCGCTCGTCCTTCCCCTACCAGTCCAGCAATCCGCGCCGCACGCCGGCCCGTATCGCTCAATATCTGCGGGACACCGCAAGCAATCCTTTGCCGAGCCGGTGGAACGCCGACTTCGGGTACGGGATTGTCGATACATCGCAATTCGACTCCGCAGGGAATGTGCTGTAA
- a CDS encoding oligopeptide/dipeptide ABC transporter ATP-binding protein yields the protein MTTTAPYVRVTDLKRRFDVSKPWLNRVIEGGEKQYLKAVDGVSFDIPKGETFALVGESGSGKSTVARMVVGLLPPSAGEVTIAGISMSDPRAAAERQQLRRRIQMVFQDPYASLNPRWRVERIVAEPIRAFKLIEGEADIRARVGELLTLVGLHPDDGAKYPHEFSGGQRQRVAIARALASNAEFLVCDEPTSALDVSVQAQILNLMRDLQDKFGLTYLFISHNLAVVRHMATKIGVMYLGRIVEISGGREMFQNPKHPYTRMLLDAVPDLAMSGRERTPVAGEIPNPINPPTGCTFNPRCPFANERCRTERPPLEGGVACHAVHEGRLGVKDAA from the coding sequence GTGACGACGACGGCTCCCTACGTCCGCGTGACGGACCTCAAGCGACGCTTCGACGTCTCGAAGCCCTGGCTCAACCGGGTGATCGAGGGCGGCGAGAAGCAGTATCTCAAGGCCGTCGACGGCGTCTCCTTCGACATCCCCAAGGGCGAGACCTTCGCGCTCGTCGGCGAATCCGGCTCGGGCAAGTCCACCGTGGCGCGCATGGTGGTGGGCCTTCTGCCGCCGTCGGCCGGCGAGGTGACCATCGCCGGCATCTCGATGAGCGATCCGAGGGCCGCAGCCGAGCGCCAGCAGCTGCGCCGGCGCATCCAGATGGTGTTCCAGGACCCCTACGCCTCGCTCAACCCGCGCTGGCGCGTCGAGCGCATCGTCGCCGAGCCGATCCGGGCCTTCAAGCTGATCGAGGGCGAGGCGGACATCCGCGCCCGCGTCGGCGAGCTGCTGACCCTGGTCGGCCTGCATCCGGACGACGGCGCCAAGTATCCGCACGAATTCTCCGGCGGCCAGCGCCAGCGCGTGGCCATCGCCCGGGCGCTGGCGTCGAACGCGGAGTTCCTCGTCTGCGACGAGCCGACCTCGGCGCTCGACGTCTCGGTCCAGGCGCAGATCCTCAACCTGATGCGGGATCTGCAGGACAAGTTCGGGCTCACCTACCTGTTCATCTCCCACAACCTCGCCGTCGTGCGCCACATGGCGACGAAGATCGGCGTGATGTATCTCGGCCGCATCGTCGAGATCTCGGGCGGGCGGGAGATGTTCCAGAACCCGAAGCACCCCTACACGCGCATGCTGCTCGACGCGGTGCCGGACCTCGCCATGTCCGGACGCGAGCGCACGCCGGTGGCGGGCGAGATCCCGAACCCGATCAACCCGCCCACCGGCTGCACCTTCAACCCCCGCTGCCCCTTCGCCAACGAGCGCTGCCGCACGGAGCGCCCGCCGCTCGAGGGCGGCGTCGCCTGCCATGCGGTGCACGAGGGCCGGCTCGGGGTGAAGGACGCGGCTTGA
- a CDS encoding ABC transporter permease, giving the protein MGVLARAWDSDIAYSFRRSPVTIVSAVVAVIMILSAILAPLIAPQDPFNPAALNLMEGFTPPGEPNAFTGNSYLLGTDPQGRDMFSAILYGARVSLLVGVASVIFSLTIGVTLGLVAGYIGGRTEALIMRIADIQLSFPAILVALLVFGVARGVIPPAQQEQATLFVLIVAIGLSNWAQYARTVRATTLVEKSKVYVDAARLIGLKPFVVMVKHVLPNVTGPVLVIATINLALAIIEEATLSFLGVGMPPTQPSLGTLIRIGQQFLFSGEWWILFFPAAALVLLALSINLLGDWLRDALNPKLR; this is encoded by the coding sequence ATGGGCGTCCTCGCCCGCGCGTGGGATTCGGACATCGCCTACTCGTTCCGGCGCTCCCCCGTGACGATCGTCTCGGCGGTCGTCGCCGTGATCATGATCCTCTCGGCGATCCTCGCGCCGCTGATCGCGCCGCAGGACCCCTTCAACCCGGCCGCGCTGAACCTGATGGAGGGCTTCACCCCGCCGGGCGAGCCGAACGCCTTCACCGGCAACAGCTACCTGCTGGGCACCGACCCGCAAGGCCGCGACATGTTCTCGGCGATCCTCTACGGCGCGCGGGTGTCGCTGCTCGTCGGCGTCGCCTCCGTGATCTTCTCGCTGACGATCGGCGTGACGCTCGGCCTCGTCGCCGGCTATATCGGCGGGCGCACCGAGGCGCTGATCATGCGCATCGCCGACATCCAGCTGTCCTTCCCGGCGATCCTCGTGGCGCTCCTCGTCTTCGGCGTGGCGCGCGGCGTCATCCCGCCGGCGCAGCAGGAGCAGGCGACCCTGTTCGTGCTCATCGTCGCCATCGGCCTCTCGAACTGGGCGCAATACGCCCGCACCGTGCGGGCGACGACGCTCGTCGAGAAGTCGAAGGTCTATGTCGACGCCGCGCGGCTGATCGGGCTCAAGCCCTTCGTCGTCATGGTCAAGCACGTCCTGCCCAACGTGACCGGGCCCGTGCTCGTCATCGCGACGATCAACCTCGCGCTCGCCATCATCGAGGAGGCGACCCTGTCCTTCCTCGGCGTCGGCATGCCGCCCACCCAGCCCTCGCTCGGCACGCTGATCCGCATCGGCCAGCAATTCCTGTTCTCGGGGGAGTGGTGGATCCTGTTCTTCCCCGCCGCGGCGCTCGTCCTGCTCGCCCTGTCGATCAACCTGCTCGGCGACTGGCTGCGGGACGCGCTCAATCCCAAGCTGAGGTGA
- a CDS encoding ABC transporter permease, translating into MHNPVPASDLETEEKAAIERQPSLLVRALDSDVMASFLRSKLTIAAAIVTALFFLLALFAGVVSPQNPFDPAQLDLFNSRLPPVWADMGTMPYVLGTDEQGRDMFSAIAYGLRISLLVGFAGVFLAAAIGITLGLLAGYLGGIVDTVVMRIADVQLTFPAILIALLVDGVAKSVLGGQLDEMTILSVLVLAIGLSFWVQYARTVRGSVLVEKNKDYVAAAKLIGLPAPVIMARHVLPNVMGPVLVIATINLALAVITEATLSFLGSGMPDTMPSLGTLIRIGNNYLFSGEWWIVAFPGIALALLVLAINLLGDWLRDALNPKLR; encoded by the coding sequence ATGCACAATCCCGTCCCCGCCTCCGATCTCGAGACCGAGGAGAAGGCCGCGATCGAGCGCCAGCCCTCGCTCCTGGTCCGCGCGCTCGACAGCGACGTGATGGCGAGCTTCCTGCGCTCGAAGCTCACCATCGCCGCCGCGATCGTGACGGCCCTGTTCTTCCTGCTCGCGTTGTTCGCGGGCGTCGTGTCGCCCCAGAACCCGTTCGACCCCGCGCAGCTCGACCTGTTCAACTCACGCCTGCCGCCGGTCTGGGCGGACATGGGCACGATGCCCTACGTGCTCGGCACGGACGAGCAGGGCCGCGACATGTTCTCCGCCATCGCCTACGGCCTGCGCATCTCGCTGCTCGTCGGCTTCGCCGGCGTCTTCCTCGCCGCGGCGATCGGCATCACGCTGGGGCTGCTCGCGGGCTATCTCGGCGGGATCGTCGACACCGTGGTGATGCGCATCGCCGACGTGCAGCTCACCTTCCCCGCGATCCTGATCGCGCTTCTCGTCGACGGCGTGGCGAAATCGGTGCTCGGCGGCCAGCTCGACGAGATGACTATCCTCTCCGTGCTCGTGCTCGCCATCGGCCTGTCCTTCTGGGTGCAGTACGCCCGCACCGTGCGCGGCTCGGTGCTGGTGGAGAAGAACAAGGACTACGTCGCCGCCGCCAAGCTGATCGGCCTGCCGGCGCCGGTGATCATGGCGCGCCACGTCCTGCCCAACGTCATGGGGCCCGTGCTGGTGATCGCGACGATCAACCTCGCGCTCGCCGTCATCACCGAGGCGACGCTCTCCTTCCTGGGTTCGGGCATGCCCGACACGATGCCCTCGCTGGGCACGCTGATCCGCATCGGAAACAACTACCTGTTCTCCGGCGAGTGGTGGATCGTCGCGTTCCCGGGCATCGCGCTCGCGCTGCTGGTGCTCGCGATCAACCTCCTGGGGGATTGGCTGCGCGACGCCCTAAATCCGAAGTTGCGGTAG
- a CDS encoding ABC transporter permease — protein sequence MIAFIIRRVLQAIGVLIAVGLIAFSMFRFAGDPVNQLVGIDTPAAEREALREALGLDDPVPVQFMNYIVKAAQFDFGISYQFRQPVSDMLASRAPATLELAIVATIFALVVGVLMGVYSALKRDSALAKIFQAVSLIGISLPTFLIGILLIYVFSVSLGWLPSFGRGEVVPLGWWSTGLLTASGWAAIVMPAITLGLFQMTLIMRLVRAEMLEVLRADYIRFARARGLTRRAINFGHALKNTLIPVITVAGLQFGSVIAFAIITETVFQWPGMGLLFVQAVQNVDIPIMAAYLMFVGAIFVVINLIVDILYTIVDPRLRGSLRAPT from the coding sequence ATGATCGCCTTCATCATCCGCCGCGTCCTGCAAGCGATCGGCGTCCTCATCGCGGTCGGCCTCATCGCGTTCTCGATGTTCCGCTTCGCCGGCGACCCGGTGAACCAGCTCGTCGGCATCGACACGCCCGCGGCCGAGCGGGAGGCTCTGCGCGAGGCGCTCGGCCTCGACGACCCGGTGCCGGTTCAGTTCATGAACTACATCGTCAAGGCGGCGCAGTTCGACTTCGGCATCTCCTACCAGTTCCGCCAGCCGGTCTCGGACATGCTGGCGAGCCGCGCCCCCGCGACGCTCGAGCTCGCCATCGTGGCGACGATCTTCGCCCTCGTGGTGGGCGTGCTGATGGGCGTCTACTCGGCGCTCAAGCGGGATTCGGCGCTCGCCAAGATCTTCCAGGCCGTGTCCCTGATCGGCATCTCGCTGCCGACCTTCCTGATCGGCATCCTCTTGATCTACGTCTTCTCCGTCTCGCTCGGCTGGCTCCCCTCCTTCGGCCGCGGCGAGGTGGTGCCGCTCGGCTGGTGGTCGACGGGGCTCCTCACCGCCTCGGGCTGGGCCGCCATCGTCATGCCGGCGATCACGCTGGGCCTGTTCCAGATGACGCTGATCATGCGCCTCGTGCGCGCCGAGATGCTGGAGGTGCTGCGGGCCGACTACATCCGCTTCGCCCGCGCCCGCGGGCTGACGCGCCGGGCCATCAATTTCGGGCACGCCCTGAAGAACACGCTCATCCCGGTGATCACGGTGGCGGGGCTCCAGTTCGGCTCGGTGATCGCGTTCGCCATCATCACCGAGACGGTGTTCCAGTGGCCCGGCATGGGCCTGCTCTTCGTCCAGGCCGTCCAGAACGTCGACATCCCCATCATGGCCGCGTACCTGATGTTCGTCGGCGCCATCTTCGTGGTGATCAACCTGATCGTCGACATCCTCTACACCATCGTCGACCCGCGCCTGCGCGGCTCCCTGCGCGCGCCGACCTGA
- a CDS encoding ABC transporter permease, which translates to MIAYILRSLAQGALVLLAVAFIAFSMFRFVGDPVANMVGQEASLQDRQELRERLGLDEPFPVQFAIFVGNAMQGEFGISYRQQREVSALMLERLPATMELAILSALFATIVGVAFGVYAAIRRDGWLANIIMTVSLVGVSLPTFLIGIGLIYVFAVELRWLPSFGRGETVRIGWWTTGLLTESGLKSLVLPVLTLGFFQLTLIMRLVRSEMLEVMRSEFIRFARARGIPERTIEFRHALRNTLIPVVTIAGLQLGSIIAFAIVTETVFQWPGLGSLFVNAVQFADVPVMAAYLIFVAFVFVVVNLLVDLTYVALDPRLRGGKALAK; encoded by the coding sequence ATGATCGCCTATATCCTCCGAAGCCTCGCGCAGGGCGCGCTCGTGCTCCTCGCCGTCGCCTTCATCGCCTTCTCGATGTTCCGCTTCGTGGGCGACCCGGTCGCCAACATGGTGGGGCAGGAGGCGAGCCTGCAGGATCGCCAGGAGCTGCGCGAGCGGCTCGGCCTGGACGAGCCCTTCCCCGTGCAGTTCGCGATCTTCGTGGGCAACGCCATGCAGGGCGAGTTCGGCATCTCCTATCGCCAGCAGCGCGAGGTCTCCGCCCTGATGCTGGAGCGCCTGCCGGCGACGATGGAGCTCGCCATCCTCTCCGCCCTGTTCGCCACCATCGTCGGCGTCGCATTCGGCGTCTACGCCGCGATCCGGCGGGACGGCTGGCTCGCCAACATCATCATGACGGTCTCGCTGGTGGGCGTGTCGCTGCCGACCTTCCTGATCGGCATCGGGCTGATCTATGTCTTCGCGGTGGAGCTGCGCTGGCTGCCGTCCTTCGGGCGCGGCGAGACGGTGCGGATCGGCTGGTGGACCACCGGGCTCCTGACGGAGTCCGGCCTCAAGTCCCTCGTCCTGCCGGTCCTGACGCTCGGCTTCTTCCAGCTGACGCTGATCATGCGCCTCGTGCGCTCGGAGATGCTCGAGGTGATGCGCTCCGAGTTCATCCGCTTCGCCCGCGCCCGCGGCATCCCGGAGCGGACGATCGAGTTCCGGCATGCGCTGCGCAACACGCTGATCCCGGTCGTCACCATCGCCGGCCTGCAGCTCGGCTCGATCATCGCCTTCGCCATCGTCACGGAGACGGTGTTCCAGTGGCCGGGCCTCGGCTCGCTCTTCGTCAACGCGGTGCAGTTCGCCGACGTGCCGGTGATGGCCGCCTACCTCATCTTCGTCGCCTTCGTCTTCGTCGTCGTGAACCTCCTCGTCGACCTCACCTACGTCGCGCTCGACCCCCGCCTGCGGGGCGGCAAGGCGCTCGCCAAGTAA
- a CDS encoding ABC transporter substrate-binding protein, giving the protein MTKRLSVLALTTAALLGATALGASAASLRYANQGDLKSLDPYTLNETTANAHLGHVYEGLTKRGKDLAIEPGLAESWEILDGGTRWRFKLREGVTFHNGNPFTADDVIFSAERVRATGSNFQTRVPAGATFIKIDDHTVDVVLDTPNPILNAQWDTWYIMDQEWAQEHGVEMPTPASAETPSFAALNANGTGPFTITVHEPGVRTVFTKNEDWWDEPEHNLDEIVFTPIASDATRVAALLSGEVDVIEPVPVQDIERVRASDRAEVLTGPELRTIFLGFDQTRDELLYSNVEGENPFKDVRVREAFMRAIDADLIRDRVMRGLSTPSALMIAPELFAHSEEFERPGYDPERARELLAEAGYPDGFEVGMDCPNDRYVNDEAICQGVVSMLARVGVTVNLNAQPKAQYFAKVLKSGGYDTSFYLLGWTPGTFDSHNVLHDLHGCRAEGSARGETNLGGYCNPDVDALIEQILVESDEDKRNALIKQAYEITTGEFAYVPLHQQALAWGVASDVELVQRADNQVLLYWARKGE; this is encoded by the coding sequence ATGACCAAACGCTTGTCCGTCCTCGCCCTGACCACGGCGGCGCTGCTCGGCGCGACGGCGCTCGGCGCCTCGGCGGCGTCCCTGCGCTACGCCAACCAGGGCGACCTCAAGTCGCTCGACCCCTACACGCTGAACGAGACGACGGCGAACGCCCATCTCGGCCACGTCTACGAGGGCCTCACCAAGCGCGGCAAGGACCTGGCCATCGAGCCTGGCCTCGCCGAGAGCTGGGAGATCCTCGACGGCGGCACGCGCTGGCGCTTCAAGCTGCGCGAGGGCGTCACGTTCCACAACGGCAATCCCTTCACCGCCGACGACGTGATCTTCTCCGCCGAGCGCGTGCGCGCCACGGGGTCGAACTTCCAGACCCGCGTCCCGGCGGGCGCCACCTTCATCAAGATCGACGACCACACCGTCGACGTGGTGCTGGATACGCCCAACCCGATCCTGAACGCCCAGTGGGACACCTGGTACATCATGGATCAGGAATGGGCGCAGGAGCACGGCGTCGAGATGCCGACCCCGGCCTCCGCCGAGACGCCGAGCTTCGCCGCCCTCAACGCCAACGGCACCGGGCCCTTCACCATCACGGTGCACGAGCCCGGCGTGCGCACGGTCTTCACGAAGAACGAGGATTGGTGGGACGAGCCCGAGCACAATCTCGACGAGATCGTGTTCACGCCGATCGCGTCCGACGCGACCCGCGTGGCGGCGCTGCTCTCCGGCGAGGTCGACGTGATCGAGCCCGTGCCGGTGCAGGACATCGAGCGCGTGCGCGCCTCCGATCGCGCCGAGGTGCTGACCGGGCCGGAGCTGCGCACCATCTTCCTCGGCTTCGACCAGACCCGCGACGAGCTGCTCTACTCGAACGTCGAGGGCGAGAACCCCTTCAAGGACGTGCGCGTGCGCGAGGCGTTCATGCGCGCCATCGACGCGGACCTGATCCGCGACCGCGTCATGCGCGGCCTGTCGACGCCCTCGGCGCTGATGATCGCGCCGGAGCTGTTCGCGCATTCGGAGGAGTTCGAGCGTCCGGGCTACGATCCGGAGCGCGCGCGCGAGCTCCTCGCCGAGGCCGGCTATCCCGACGGCTTCGAGGTCGGCATGGACTGCCCGAACGACCGCTACGTCAACGACGAGGCGATCTGCCAGGGCGTGGTGTCGATGCTGGCGCGCGTCGGCGTGACGGTGAACCTCAACGCCCAGCCCAAGGCGCAGTACTTCGCCAAGGTGCTGAAGTCCGGCGGCTACGACACCTCCTTCTATCTCCTCGGCTGGACGCCCGGCACGTTCGATTCCCACAACGTGCTCCACGACCTGCACGGCTGCCGCGCCGAGGGCTCGGCCCGCGGCGAGACCAATCTCGGCGGCTACTGCAACCCGGACGTCGATGCGCTGATCGAGCAGATCCTGGTCGAGTCCGACGAGGACAAGCGCAACGCGCTGATCAAGCAGGCCTACGAGATCACGACGGGCGAGTTCGCCTACGTCCCGCTCCACCAGCAGGCGCTGGCCTGGGGCGTGGCGAGCGACGTCGAGCTGGTGCAGCGCGCCGACAACCAGGTGCTGCTCTACTGGGCCCGCAAGGGCGAGTGA
- a CDS encoding ABC transporter substrate-binding protein — translation MSATRTTLAALLLGATFFTAVDADATTLRWARSGDALTLDPHSQNEGPTHALNHHLYEPLVGRDRDGMMVGLLATDWYPVEGDPSTWEFKLREGVTFHNGNAFDADDVVFSLERAMSETSDMKGLLTSVTGVSKVDDFTVHVTTDGPNPLLPNNLTNTFMMDKEWSEENDVVQPQNFAAGEENYAVRNANGTGPFVLVSREPDVRTVMTRNEEYWGKGEVPLGISEIVYTPIKEQATRVAALLSGEVDLVQDVPVQDIERLASTPSLRVNTGPENRVIFFGMDVGSADLETDSVEGANPFADVRVRQAMNMAINREAIQRVVMRGQSIPAGIISPPFVNGWTEALDAFPAVDMEQAKALMADAGYADGFTATLNCPNDRYVNDEAICQAAAGMLGQIGIDVNLVSQSKSLHFPLIQREPPETDFYLLGWGVPTFDSEYVFSFLYHTRDGAYGTWNPTGYSNAEVDAMIKSLASETDLAARDATIADIWAQVKEDTIYLPVHTQTLAYAMSDTFDIPVDAENQPKMKYVAVGE, via the coding sequence ATGTCAGCCACTCGCACCACCCTTGCCGCTCTGCTGCTCGGGGCGACCTTCTTCACGGCCGTCGACGCCGACGCCACGACCCTGCGCTGGGCGCGCAGCGGCGACGCGCTCACGCTCGACCCGCATTCGCAGAACGAGGGCCCGACCCACGCCCTCAACCACCATCTCTACGAGCCGCTGGTCGGCCGCGACCGCGACGGCATGATGGTCGGCCTGCTCGCCACCGACTGGTACCCCGTCGAGGGCGACCCCAGCACCTGGGAGTTCAAGCTCCGCGAGGGCGTCACCTTCCACAACGGCAACGCCTTCGACGCCGACGACGTGGTGTTCTCGCTCGAGCGCGCCATGTCGGAGACGTCCGACATGAAGGGCCTGCTCACCTCCGTGACCGGCGTCTCGAAGGTCGACGACTTCACGGTGCACGTCACCACCGACGGCCCGAACCCGCTCCTGCCCAACAACCTGACCAACACGTTCATGATGGACAAGGAGTGGTCGGAGGAGAACGACGTCGTCCAGCCGCAGAACTTCGCCGCCGGCGAGGAGAACTACGCGGTGCGCAACGCCAACGGCACCGGGCCCTTCGTGCTGGTCTCGCGCGAGCCCGACGTCCGCACGGTGATGACGCGCAACGAAGAGTACTGGGGCAAGGGCGAGGTCCCGCTCGGCATCAGCGAGATCGTCTATACGCCGATCAAGGAGCAGGCGACCCGCGTCGCGGCGCTGCTCTCGGGCGAGGTCGACCTCGTGCAGGACGTGCCGGTGCAGGACATCGAGCGCCTCGCCTCGACGCCGAGCCTTCGCGTGAACACCGGCCCCGAGAACCGCGTGATCTTCTTCGGCATGGACGTGGGCTCGGCCGATCTCGAGACCGACAGCGTCGAGGGCGCCAACCCGTTCGCCGACGTGCGCGTGCGCCAGGCCATGAACATGGCGATCAACCGCGAGGCGATCCAGCGCGTCGTCATGCGCGGCCAGTCAATTCCGGCCGGCATCATCTCGCCGCCCTTCGTGAACGGCTGGACCGAGGCGCTCGACGCCTTCCCGGCGGTGGACATGGAGCAGGCCAAGGCGCTGATGGCCGACGCCGGCTACGCCGACGGCTTCACCGCCACGCTGAACTGCCCGAACGACCGCTACGTCAACGACGAGGCGATCTGCCAGGCCGCCGCCGGCATGCTCGGCCAGATCGGCATCGACGTGAACCTGGTCTCGCAGTCGAAGTCGCTGCACTTCCCGCTGATCCAGCGGGAGCCGCCGGAGACCGACTTCTACCTGCTCGGCTGGGGCGTGCCGACCTTCGATTCCGAGTACGTCTTCTCGTTCCTGTACCACACCCGCGACGGCGCGTACGGAACCTGGAACCCGACCGGGTACTCGAACGCCGAGGTCGACGCCATGATCAAGTCGCTCGCCTCCGAGACCGATCTCGCGGCGCGTGACGCGACCATCGCCGACATCTGGGCGCAGGTGAAGGAGGACACGATCTACCTCCCGGTCCACACCCAGACGCTGGCCTACGCGATGAGCGACACGTTCGACATCCCGGTCGACGCCGAGAACCAGCCCAAGATGAAGTACGTCGCCGTCGGCGAGTGA
- a CDS encoding ABC transporter ATP-binding protein: MSDPVLSVRDLRVEFHTRRGVLKAIDGVSFDIGKGEVLGVVGESGAGKSVTGSAVIGLIDPPGRIAGGEILLSGQRVDNLPPEEMRKVRGKRIGMIFQDPLTSLNPLYKISEQLIETITTHTDLSPAQARQRAIDLLTEVGIPAPEKRIDSYPHEFSGGMRQRVVIALALCAEPELIIADEPTTALDVSVQAQIIALLKRLGREHGTAIMLVTHDMGVIAETADRVAVMYAGRIAEIGPVRDVVQNPLHPYAKGLMGAIPTLAGEDPRLVQIPGSMPRLNRIPPGCPFNPRCAYRFDRCTVDRPEPLERRGHRVACHLYDAASGAHYVGEGATLRAAEPTTPSETEATA, from the coding sequence ATGAGCGACCCCGTCCTCTCCGTCCGAGACCTCCGGGTCGAGTTCCACACCCGCCGCGGCGTGCTGAAAGCCATCGACGGCGTCTCCTTCGACATCGGCAAGGGCGAGGTCCTCGGCGTCGTGGGCGAGAGCGGCGCCGGCAAGTCGGTCACGGGCTCGGCCGTGATCGGCCTGATCGATCCGCCCGGGCGCATCGCCGGGGGCGAGATCCTGCTGTCCGGCCAGCGGGTGGACAACCTGCCGCCGGAGGAGATGCGCAAGGTGCGCGGCAAGCGCATCGGCATGATCTTCCAGGATCCGCTGACCTCGCTCAACCCGCTCTACAAGATCTCCGAGCAGCTGATCGAGACGATCACCACCCACACCGACCTCTCCCCGGCGCAGGCCCGCCAGCGCGCCATCGACCTCCTGACCGAGGTCGGCATCCCCGCGCCCGAGAAGCGGATCGATTCCTACCCGCACGAGTTCTCCGGCGGCATGCGCCAGCGTGTCGTCATCGCGCTCGCTCTGTGCGCCGAGCCGGAGCTGATCATCGCCGACGAGCCGACGACGGCGCTCGACGTCTCGGTCCAGGCGCAGATCATCGCGCTGCTCAAGCGGCTCGGGCGCGAGCACGGCACCGCGATCATGCTCGTCACCCACGACATGGGCGTCATCGCCGAGACGGCGGACCGCGTCGCGGTGATGTATGCCGGGCGCATCGCCGAGATCGGCCCGGTGCGCGACGTGGTGCAGAACCCGCTCCACCCCTACGCCAAGGGCCTGATGGGCGCGATCCCGACGCTGGCCGGCGAGGATCCGCGGCTCGTGCAGATCCCCGGCTCGATGCCGCGGCTCAACCGCATCCCGCCGGGCTGCCCGTTCAACCCGCGTTGCGCCTACCGCTTCGACCGCTGCACGGTCGACCGGCCCGAGCCGCTGGAGCGGCGAGGCCACAGGGTCGCCTGCCACCTCTACGACGCGGCCTCGGGCGCGCATTATGTCGGCGAAGGCGCGACCTTGCGCGCGGCCGAGCCCACCACCCCTTCCGAGACGGAGGCCACGGCGTGA